A single genomic interval of Pyrobaculum arsenaticum DSM 13514 harbors:
- the ilvB gene encoding biosynthetic-type acetolactate synthase large subunit: protein MVQTFKQYRIKHILGITGGSIMALYDALYNQDIQPIMFRHEQGAIHAAEAFARVSGRPAVVAVTSGPGATNLVTGLANAYMDSAPVVAITGQVPTSVFGRDGFQETDILGVVTPITKFAYQVKKAEEAVAAFKTAYEISIIGRPGPTLVDIPRDIQLAAAPDREEKIPVNREKFIPPPPDEDKLRLAAKYLIEARRPVVLVGGGVLWSGATPEVLELSRMLYAPIVSTLPGKAAVPHDYPLYMGPAGMHGRAEADAALANADVILAVGTRFSDRTWGRFKELQESVRSGRVKLIHIDIDKSEIGKNVKPTIGVVADAKEALGTLLKFVDAGAQRDEKFMSWLLEIRKKYEEAMSKVADTSKAFHPWRVLKVLRRAAPRNTITTTGVGSHQMWAEVAWEVFEPGTFITSAGLGTMGFCVPAALGAKLADPTRPVLCIDGDGSFQMTMNNLALVREYDLPIVVTIFDNRALQLVKQWQIYLYKRRIIATEFGKMPDFMKIAEAYDIEGVKPESYDQLEKAVAKALRNNEALIVDLTIDSEEDIVLPWVKPGDWLTSALLPEGVNTKLVYEN, encoded by the coding sequence ATAGTCCAGACTTTCAAACAATATAGAATAAAACATATCCTGGGAATAACCGGGGGCTCGATAATGGCTCTTTACGATGCGCTGTACAACCAAGATATTCAGCCCATTATGTTTAGACACGAGCAAGGCGCCATACACGCCGCGGAGGCCTTCGCAAGAGTCTCGGGAAGACCCGCCGTGGTGGCCGTCACCAGCGGGCCTGGAGCCACAAACCTAGTTACTGGCCTGGCTAACGCGTACATGGATTCGGCACCTGTAGTGGCTATCACAGGCCAGGTGCCCACTAGCGTTTTCGGCAGAGATGGCTTCCAGGAAACAGACATATTGGGCGTGGTTACTCCTATTACTAAATTCGCATACCAAGTCAAGAAGGCCGAAGAGGCAGTGGCTGCTTTTAAGACTGCATACGAGATTTCGATAATCGGAAGGCCGGGACCCACCTTAGTCGATATACCGAGAGATATACAGCTCGCGGCCGCTCCAGATCGCGAGGAAAAAATTCCAGTAAACAGGGAGAAGTTTATACCTCCGCCACCCGACGAGGATAAACTTAGGCTGGCCGCCAAGTATTTAATAGAGGCTAGAAGACCGGTGGTATTAGTCGGCGGCGGCGTGTTGTGGTCAGGCGCGACACCGGAGGTCTTGGAGTTATCCCGCATGCTGTACGCCCCTATCGTGTCGACGTTGCCGGGCAAGGCGGCGGTGCCGCATGACTATCCTCTCTACATGGGCCCCGCCGGGATGCACGGAAGAGCTGAGGCAGATGCCGCGTTGGCAAACGCAGATGTCATCTTGGCAGTCGGCACGAGATTCAGCGACAGAACATGGGGCAGGTTTAAAGAACTCCAAGAAAGCGTGAGGAGTGGGAGAGTAAAGCTGATACACATAGACATAGACAAGAGCGAGATTGGGAAAAACGTGAAGCCCACAATAGGCGTCGTCGCCGATGCCAAAGAGGCGCTTGGGACCCTGCTCAAATTTGTAGACGCCGGCGCCCAGAGAGATGAAAAATTCATGTCATGGTTACTGGAGATACGGAAGAAGTATGAGGAGGCAATGTCTAAAGTTGCCGACACGTCTAAGGCCTTTCATCCCTGGCGTGTGCTTAAAGTACTCAGAAGGGCCGCGCCGAGGAACACCATCACGACGACGGGCGTTGGGAGCCACCAGATGTGGGCGGAGGTGGCATGGGAGGTGTTCGAGCCTGGCACTTTCATCACCTCTGCAGGCCTCGGTACAATGGGCTTCTGCGTGCCGGCGGCACTGGGGGCAAAACTGGCCGACCCGACAAGGCCGGTTCTGTGCATTGACGGGGATGGGTCGTTCCAGATGACCATGAACAACTTAGCCTTAGTGAGGGAGTACGACCTACCCATAGTTGTGACAATCTTCGACAACAGAGCCCTGCAACTGGTAAAACAATGGCAGATATACCTCTACAAGCGGAGGATTATAGCCACGGAGTTTGGCAAAATGCCCGACTTCATGAAAATAGCTGAGGCATACGACATAGAGGGGGTAAAGCCGGAGAGCTACGACCAGTTAGAAAAGGCTGTGGCCAAGGCTTTGAGAAACAACGAGGCGCTGATAGTAGACTTGACGATTGACAGCGAAGAGGACATAGTGCTACCCTGGGTCAAGCCAGGCGACTGGCTCACATCGGCGTTACTCCCAGAGGGCGTGAATACGAAGTTGGTATATGAGAATTAA
- the rplX gene encoding 50S ribosomal protein L24 has translation MPITTSAQPRKQRLALFNAPLHLRHKLFNAKLSPELEKKLGVKRLPVRRGDTVMILRGDFKGVTGKVVRVDLKKVRIYVEGATRTNSRGQTVYYPIHPSKVMIVDVDMSDKARQKIIERRKK, from the coding sequence ATGCCTATTACCACCTCGGCACAGCCAAGGAAGCAGCGTCTTGCCTTGTTCAACGCGCCGCTCCACTTGCGACATAAGCTATTCAACGCCAAGCTATCGCCCGAACTGGAAAAGAAGCTTGGGGTGAAGAGACTTCCGGTGAGGAGAGGCGACACAGTTATGATACTGAGGGGCGACTTTAAGGGAGTCACCGGCAAGGTTGTTAGAGTCGATTTAAAAAAGGTGCGTATATACGTAGAGGGGGCCACAAGGACCAACAGCCGGGGCCAGACTGTGTACTACCCTATCCACCCCAGCAAGGTGATGATAGTTGACGTAGATATGTCCGACAAAGCCAGGCAGAAGATAATAGAGAGGAGGAAGAAGTAG
- a CDS encoding ACT domain-containing protein — MRINITTPKSLDSLGRIIAITRRAKVTVAKISVVADATVYNVVMEVEGETDEVRWLVAKLDKLPEVISIEQININP, encoded by the coding sequence ATGAGAATTAACATAACTACTCCGAAGTCGCTTGATTCGCTGGGGCGGATTATTGCGATTACCAGGCGAGCTAAGGTCACCGTTGCAAAGATCAGCGTGGTGGCAGACGCCACAGTTTACAACGTAGTCATGGAAGTGGAGGGAGAGACAGACGAGGTGAGGTGGCTTGTAGCAAAACTCGACAAATTGCCGGAAGTCATTTCGATAGAACAGATAAATATAAATCCCTAA
- a CDS encoding MBL fold metallo-hydrolase, producing the protein MRIKLLGGAGEVGRLAVLIKTASSGLLLDYGVSFDAQDRPVFPLHVRPKDLSAVFLSHAHLDHSGALPFLYISTRTPLYSTPLTMELSDLMYTDAIKLSGYYLPYTLEEVKETMSSAIPLTYGEPVDVGNGISLTAYNAGHIPGSALAVIEVEGRVVVFTGDFNTVDTNLLRGADVYNLPKNPDVVIMEATYASANHPPRDKLEKEFVQSVKEVLEGGGSVLIPSFALGRAQEILLTLVKHGVEYPIYVDGLARQINQIVGRYPHLLKDPSLYKKALDVSIEVPNTYVRKGAAEEPSVIIAPAGMIKGGAALFYFKKMAGNRKNGVFLPSFQAPNTPGFQILSKGYAIVDGAVIKVEARLEWFDFSAHAGRGELEAFIKRFSPETKIILVHTDPATAAPLVKKLAEDGYDNIYLPTTPGEELALQ; encoded by the coding sequence GTGAGGATTAAGCTACTAGGCGGCGCTGGTGAGGTCGGGAGACTTGCCGTGCTTATAAAAACCGCGTCTAGCGGCTTACTACTAGACTATGGAGTGTCTTTCGATGCACAAGACAGGCCCGTTTTTCCGCTTCACGTACGCCCAAAAGACCTCTCTGCGGTTTTCCTAAGCCATGCACATTTAGACCACAGCGGAGCTTTGCCTTTTCTATACATCTCGACAAGGACGCCGCTGTACTCCACACCTTTGACCATGGAGCTCAGCGACTTGATGTATACAGACGCCATAAAGCTGTCTGGCTACTACCTACCCTATACACTTGAGGAGGTAAAGGAGACGATGTCCAGTGCTATCCCGCTTACATACGGCGAACCTGTAGATGTGGGCAACGGCATATCGCTTACGGCATATAACGCAGGGCATATACCTGGCAGCGCCTTGGCTGTGATTGAGGTAGAGGGGAGGGTAGTTGTGTTCACTGGCGATTTTAACACCGTGGATACGAATCTTTTGAGGGGCGCTGACGTTTACAACTTACCTAAAAACCCCGACGTGGTGATAATGGAGGCCACCTACGCCTCGGCAAACCACCCGCCGCGTGACAAATTGGAGAAGGAATTCGTCCAGTCCGTGAAAGAGGTGCTCGAAGGGGGTGGGTCGGTCTTAATACCGTCGTTCGCCCTAGGACGGGCACAGGAGATATTGTTAACTCTGGTAAAACATGGGGTTGAATATCCTATATACGTCGATGGGTTAGCCAGACAGATAAACCAAATAGTGGGGAGATATCCACACCTCCTCAAAGACCCCTCTCTCTACAAAAAAGCCCTAGATGTATCCATAGAAGTGCCCAACACATACGTGCGGAAGGGCGCCGCGGAAGAGCCCTCCGTGATTATAGCCCCAGCCGGCATGATAAAGGGCGGAGCGGCCCTCTTCTACTTCAAGAAAATGGCTGGTAATAGGAAAAACGGCGTATTCCTACCCTCGTTCCAAGCGCCTAACACCCCGGGTTTCCAGATACTGAGCAAAGGATACGCCATCGTCGACGGCGCTGTCATAAAAGTCGAGGCAAGACTAGAGTGGTTCGACTTCAGCGCGCACGCCGGCAGGGGGGAGCTCGAAGCATTTATAAAACGCTTTTCTCCAGAGACAAAAATAATCCTAGTCCACACAGATCCAGCCACCGCGGCGCCGCTGGTGAAAAAACTTGCTGAAGACGGCTACGACAACATTTACCTCCCCACTACGCCGGGAGAGGAATTGGCGCTACAGTAG
- a CDS encoding branched-chain amino acid transaminase, whose translation MKIYAQYVWLNGRVVRWEDAKIHVMIHALHYGTSIFEGLRGYWNGENLLIFRLDEHLERMFKSAKILGVKVPYTRQEVRNAIIEAVRANHFREDVYIRPILFVSTPTVTLDIRDLDTSLAIIAFPFGKYLPPGGIRATVVSWRRVHNTMLPVMAKIGGIYVNSVLALAEARNRGYDEALLADINGYIVEGSGENVFVVRNGALYTPPIHQSILEGITRDTVITLSRDLGIKVEEKPITREEVYTADELFLVGTAAEVTPVVEVDGRAIGDGKPGPITTKIATLYADVVRGRIEKYSRWVTLVY comes from the coding sequence ATGAAGATCTACGCCCAATATGTCTGGCTAAACGGAAGGGTGGTTAGGTGGGAAGACGCCAAGATACACGTCATGATTCATGCTCTCCATTATGGCACTTCGATATTTGAAGGGCTGAGGGGTTACTGGAACGGGGAGAACCTTCTCATTTTTAGGCTAGACGAGCACCTGGAGCGGATGTTTAAATCTGCTAAGATCCTCGGCGTTAAAGTGCCATACACGCGGCAGGAGGTGCGAAACGCGATTATAGAAGCGGTTAGGGCTAATCACTTCCGGGAGGACGTCTACATTAGGCCCATACTATTCGTCTCGACGCCGACGGTCACCCTTGACATACGCGACCTAGACACATCGCTCGCGATAATCGCCTTCCCCTTCGGCAAATATCTACCCCCCGGCGGCATAAGGGCCACTGTGGTGAGCTGGCGCAGAGTCCACAACACCATGTTGCCAGTGATGGCGAAGATAGGAGGTATTTACGTAAACTCCGTCCTGGCCCTGGCGGAAGCCAGAAACCGCGGCTACGATGAGGCTCTACTCGCCGACATAAACGGCTACATAGTGGAGGGCTCTGGTGAAAACGTATTTGTGGTGAGAAACGGGGCGCTGTACACCCCGCCTATCCATCAGTCTATCTTAGAGGGCATCACAAGAGACACCGTCATAACGCTAAGCAGAGATCTCGGAATTAAGGTGGAAGAGAAGCCTATTACACGCGAAGAAGTATACACAGCAGACGAGCTGTTTCTCGTAGGCACCGCAGCAGAGGTAACCCCAGTCGTTGAGGTAGACGGCAGGGCGATCGGCGATGGGAAGCCTGGCCCAATCACCACAAAAATCGCAACGCTGTACGCCGACGTGGTGAGGGGGAGAATAGAAAAGTACAGCAGATGGGTGACACTTGTTTACTAA
- a CDS encoding 30S ribosomal protein S4e: MVHLRRSLAPYWWPIPRKAGGVWVVKPSPGPHSFAYSLPLAIVIRDVLRYAKTLREARYIVSRGYIKVDGVVRKDYRFPVGLMDVIEIVPTGEVYRVVPDQDRYYNLLPIPSSEASLKLLRVEGKTTVNGGRLQLHFHDGRNLITSPDMGAKIKTFDTILYDLENKTIKTHIPMKLGVVAVVTHGSNVGFSGKLYEIVWTLKRRQSVVGLKKGEEVRRTILDYIMAVGEESPVIKITP, encoded by the coding sequence ATGGTCCATCTTCGTAGATCTCTAGCTCCTTATTGGTGGCCTATTCCCAGAAAAGCCGGCGGTGTATGGGTCGTCAAGCCATCGCCGGGTCCTCACAGTTTCGCCTATTCGCTACCACTAGCCATAGTTATTAGAGATGTGTTGAGATACGCCAAGACGTTGCGCGAGGCTAGGTATATAGTATCGAGGGGCTACATAAAGGTGGATGGAGTTGTCAGAAAAGATTACAGATTTCCCGTTGGTCTAATGGATGTGATTGAGATAGTGCCCACAGGAGAGGTGTATAGAGTAGTCCCAGATCAGGATAGGTATTACAATCTGTTGCCAATACCTTCAAGCGAGGCATCGCTTAAGTTGTTAAGAGTAGAGGGTAAAACTACCGTCAACGGCGGGAGGTTGCAACTCCATTTTCACGACGGGAGGAATTTAATAACATCGCCAGACATGGGAGCGAAAATCAAGACCTTTGACACGATACTTTACGACCTAGAAAACAAGACCATAAAGACGCATATTCCTATGAAACTAGGGGTGGTCGCCGTGGTGACACACGGTAGCAACGTAGGATTCTCTGGCAAACTCTACGAAATAGTGTGGACGCTTAAGCGGAGGCAATCCGTTGTCGGGCTTAAAAAGGGTGAAGAAGTAAGAAGGACGATTCTGGACTACATCATGGCAGTGGGCGAGGAGAGCCCCGTGATAAAGATAACCCCCTAA
- the ilvC gene encoding ketol-acid reductoisomerase: MAKIYRDVDASLEPLKGKTIAVIGYGIQGRAQALNLRDSGLNVILGLRRGGKSWDQAVAEGFRVFEIGQAVAKADVVMVLIPDMEQPKVWEEQIEPNLKPGTVVDFAHGFNIHFGLIKPPPNVDVVMVAPKGPGRAVREEYLSGRGVPALVAVYQNYSGRAMEYALAIAKGIGATRAGVIETTFAEETETDLIGEQTVLVGGLMELIKKGFETLVELGYQPEVAYFEVLNEAKLIMDLIWQRGIYGMLNGVSDTAKYGGLTVGPKIIDESVKQRMREAAARVRSGEFAKEWVTEYNRGGPTLRKLMEEVKNHQIEKVGIEMRRLLFGQ, translated from the coding sequence ATGGCGAAGATATATAGAGATGTTGATGCGTCTCTGGAGCCTCTAAAAGGCAAAACAATAGCTGTAATAGGCTATGGAATACAGGGGCGAGCCCAGGCCCTTAATCTCAGAGATAGTGGACTCAACGTGATATTAGGATTACGCAGAGGCGGCAAGTCCTGGGATCAAGCAGTTGCAGAGGGTTTCAGAGTTTTTGAAATAGGCCAAGCTGTTGCAAAGGCGGACGTGGTGATGGTCTTAATCCCAGACATGGAACAACCTAAGGTGTGGGAGGAACAAATAGAGCCGAACCTTAAGCCAGGCACCGTGGTGGACTTTGCCCACGGCTTTAACATACACTTCGGTCTCATAAAGCCGCCCCCCAACGTAGATGTGGTGATGGTAGCGCCAAAGGGGCCTGGGCGCGCGGTGAGGGAAGAATACCTATCCGGTAGAGGAGTGCCTGCGCTTGTGGCGGTTTACCAGAACTACTCAGGCCGGGCTATGGAGTACGCCCTTGCAATAGCTAAGGGGATAGGTGCAACGAGGGCAGGCGTGATAGAAACCACCTTTGCCGAGGAGACGGAAACCGATTTGATCGGCGAGCAGACTGTGCTTGTGGGTGGGCTGATGGAGCTGATAAAGAAGGGCTTTGAGACGTTGGTGGAGCTCGGATACCAGCCCGAAGTGGCGTACTTCGAGGTGTTGAACGAGGCGAAGTTGATTATGGATCTCATATGGCAGAGGGGGATCTACGGGATGCTGAACGGAGTTTCCGACACGGCGAAGTACGGAGGGCTCACAGTTGGCCCAAAAATAATTGACGAGTCAGTAAAGCAGAGGATGAGAGAGGCGGCAGCGCGGGTGAGGAGTGGCGAATTCGCAAAAGAGTGGGTGACGGAGTATAACAGAGGGGGCCCGACGCTGAGGAAATTAATGGAGGAAGTAAAAAACCACCAAATCGAGAAAGTCGGCATAGAAATGAGGAGGCTCCTTTTCGGCCAGTAG
- a CDS encoding NUDIX domain-containing protein — MPRKCIVASGVLIENGKVLLIKHRRLGVYIYPGGHVEPNETPTEAVIREFEEETGLRVEPIGHIHGVRDKDVVERPLPLLILEELVRYPDEAHIHFDLIYLVRRVGGAQREGFWIDVEDIDKIETYPNVRWVIKIAHDTIYRLGKV, encoded by the coding sequence GTGCCCAGAAAATGCATAGTAGCTAGCGGCGTCCTTATAGAAAACGGCAAGGTTCTGCTTATCAAGCACCGACGCCTAGGCGTCTACATATATCCCGGCGGACACGTGGAGCCGAACGAAACCCCCACAGAGGCCGTTATCAGAGAATTCGAGGAAGAAACCGGGCTAAGAGTGGAGCCCATTGGGCATATCCACGGAGTGAGGGATAAAGACGTGGTGGAGCGGCCACTGCCGCTACTCATCTTGGAGGAACTGGTGCGTTACCCCGACGAGGCGCATATTCACTTCGACCTCATATATCTGGTAAGGAGAGTTGGAGGCGCACAGAGAGAGGGGTTCTGGATCGATGTGGAAGACATAGACAAGATTGAGACCTACCCAAACGTGCGCTGGGTTATAAAAATAGCACACGACACGATATATAGGTTAGGAAAAGTTTAA
- the ribH gene encoding 6,7-dimethyl-8-ribityllumazine synthase, producing MVRIAVVVSEFNYDVTQLMLQKALEHAKFLGAEVTYVVKVPGVYDIPTLLRDLVAKEEVDAVVTLGAVIQGATKHDEVVAHQAARKILDISVESGKPITLGIIGPGANRMQALERVEEYAKRAVEAAVKLARRKKTLREAKYAGSTVFID from the coding sequence ATGGTAAGAATAGCTGTGGTAGTCTCTGAGTTCAACTACGACGTCACCCAGTTAATGTTGCAAAAAGCGTTGGAGCACGCTAAGTTCCTAGGCGCCGAGGTTACATATGTCGTAAAAGTACCGGGCGTCTACGACATTCCCACTTTGCTGAGAGATCTCGTGGCTAAGGAGGAGGTGGATGCAGTAGTCACACTCGGTGCGGTGATACAAGGTGCAACAAAACACGACGAGGTAGTGGCGCACCAAGCCGCCAGGAAGATACTAGACATCTCCGTAGAGTCGGGGAAACCCATCACGTTGGGCATAATCGGCCCAGGTGCTAATAGAATGCAGGCCTTAGAGAGGGTTGAGGAATATGCGAAACGTGCCGTCGAAGCTGCAGTGAAGTTGGCTAGGAGAAAAAAGACGCTGAGGGAAGCGAAGTACGCAGGCTCTACTGTATTTATAGATTAG